In the Arachis stenosperma cultivar V10309 chromosome 8, arast.V10309.gnm1.PFL2, whole genome shotgun sequence genome, TGCATTTTCCCTTGTTCTCGGCCGTGTCTACTACTGTAGACAAATTTTGGCAAACTGTAAAGAAAAGGAGGTATAAGATTTCATAATGGTCTTTGACAAATTAAGCGTTGTGTATTAGTGTTTCATAATGAAGGAATTATATTGATTTATTGAACGAGCTAAGCTTTATCTAGCTGTGGTCTATAGAAATATGTGTTATATCAGTCATTGATTCACATACACAGACATGGCTGCTGGTTTCACCCTGCCTGTTTTATGCTGTCTCATTTTTGTCTATTGATATGCCATAATACAAGCTGCAAGGCTTTGCTTTCTgctatatattattataaaagaaaagagatcagagagagatagagagggGGCAGATAAATCAGAATATACATAATAGTTCTCTATCTATTTACATGTCACTAGAAGAGAAACAATTGCTAAGCatagaatatatattattcaATACCCGTCTCCTATGAATGGATGATTGACCATTCTTTTagtttattaaataaattaaaacagtATGTATACATAACTATTAATCAATGAGGATAAAATCCACTTAGAGTTTTCAAGTAAGAAATATTATGCCAAATGTGTCCTGTAACTTGGTTGGCTATATCTTTAATTGCTTGGATCAGAtttctttcttgttttgtaACTTGAAAATCTATATAAATGATTGAAGCATTTAGcaaaaatctaaattttgaattgtaTGGTTGTTTCAGTATCATAAAGTTCTCACGTTTATTTCAACTACCAAGAGTGAAGGTGCAACAGTTTTGACTGGAGGGTCTCTTCTTGAGGTATGATATCATTAGTTCATTACCCTCTGATGCTTGCAATTAGGAATATCTTTAATGAATTTcctttatttgaattaattgatGGCATTGGCAGCACTTAAAGAACATTTCAAAGTCACACTTAAATGTTATGGTGTTATCTGGATTGAGGTTTGAGTTAAGCTTAAATTAAAGAGGTGTgttttaatgttattttttaagGGGTCAATAATGAATCTTTGAGTAGTGTAGGTCTTGACTCTTGATTGATGCTGTATAACTGTGGAGGAAACTTTATTGAATAGTTAtggattttttaaataaataaccGTGTGAAAAAAGtaacaatatttatttaaatgtgAGACTTAATAAAGGAAAAAATGGAATGTTCTTACTGATGCTTCTAAATTGAAGAAGTAACTTGTACATGCATGTTGGAATTTCAAAACAGCACACAAATTGTTCACCAAAATTGTACTAACCTTCCTAGTACTTTGTCACTcctctctgttttttttttaaattttatttaaggtGTTAACTTTAGTTTTCTGAAATGCACTTAGTAGACTAAATGAATCATATAGCTTGAGGCAAAATCTATTTATAGTTTAAGAttgttcatttttattttattatagcAATTAGAATGCGTAGTTTTGTCCGTTCATTACTATTTTTCCTTGTGGGAGTGTGGGACCATTCATTATTTTTTTGCCTTTAAATATTTCAGTTCAATGCTCCAAATAAGACATTTTCATTATCCATCTTTTAATGATTGATTCACTGTTAAATTGAATTTCGTAATATGAAACAAATTTCAATTACAAATGAGTGTCAAAAAAGAAGCTAATAATTATATGATTGTTATTATAATTGCtttctttcaaattttatattctttttataTGATAGGTAAATCAACTTACTAGATAGAATATTGGTGCATTTGGTCTAATCTCTTGGAACTTTACCCGGCAACAAACAGATTGTAGCTATTGCTGTCGTGTTCGCCCACCTCGTCCACTGTTCTGCGCTCTGCCTTGCCGTCGTGTCTCCCCAGCGCGTCAGCTCAAAAGAAGTCGCCGTCTGCCGTCAACAGCATTGCCGCTGCAGCCCCAGTTgcccctcctcctcctcctcctcctcaacTTTCACTTCACTTCAGGTTTGATACTCTCTCCCTCTCTGTAATCTGTTGCACTTAAGGGTTTATCCTACATCTTTGTGCTTGTTTGCTCTGAATCTTGATGATTTTGAGGTGATTATATCTGGGATAAGCAACATCCAAGATTAATATCATTTGGTGTAGGTGTTATCCATGGATCCCTCATCTTATTGGTTCTTAATGTGGAAAATAATGAAAAGTAGCTGGCCACTGAGTTTAACCTTTTCATTTATCTTTTTGTGGttagataaatattttataatcatTGATGGTTGATAACAAAAAGCTAACTGTAAATAGTACTGTTTacaaaaatatgtatataatacaGTTCTATATATTCTGTTGGTACTTGGTACATCTGcctttattttaaattatatttctttCGTTCTTTAATTATAATGTGATGAGATTGTAGGTTGTTATTATTATGGTGAGAGAGCAAACGGCCGTTTCCTTCTACAATAAGCTGCGGGAGTCAGCATCCAAGTCGCCCTCCACGCCACTCCTCATCTTCCCTTTAACCTCCGATGTTGACTCACTTTGCACCCTCAAGATCATCTTCCACATCCTCGAGTCTGACGGCCTTCAATACGCCTGCTATCCGGTCTCTTCCTTCAACGAGATCCATAATTATGCCGGCCCCACACTTGCCTCTGCCGCCGAAACTGGTGACTATGTCGCAATGCTCTTAATCAACTGGGTCTGCCACAGGGACCTACAGAAGACTCTCAATTTGCCACCCTCTGCCCGTGTCTTTGTTGTTGATAGCCACCGTCGCATCCATCTCAACAATATCAGCCAAGAAAATGAATCGGTAGTTGTTTTGTTTACTAATGAGGATGAGAAGATAGCGGATCTTGTTTACAGTTTTGATATTACCCTTGCTGAGTTGGCCAATGCGAGCTACATGTGCAGGGAAGGCAATGAATTGGAAGAATCCGAAGAGGATTCGGATGAATCGGATGAGGAAGATAGCGAAAATAGCGACAATGATGAAGATGAACAGGGGTCtaggagaaagagaagaagggtTTCGGATTCTGATCCGGTTCAGCTTTTTAAGAACCAGGTTAAGAAGTATTATAAGTTGGGGACTTTTCACGGGAAGCCTTCCGGGTGTTTGATGTATGAACTGGCTGATTCACTACGTAAGAACACCAATGAAGTGTTGTGGTTGTCTTGTGTGTCTCTTACTGACCAGTTTGTTCATGAGAGGTTGAGTGATGAGAGTTACCGTGATGGTGTGGCGGAGCTAGAGGACTGAATTAGATGTGCTGGCAACTTGGATGTGGTTACATCAGTTACTCTCAAGGATGGGACTAGGATACGGGCGCCACATTCGTGCAAGATTGCTTGTGAGGATGAGCTTAGGCTTACGTTGTTGAAGGAGTGGAGCTTGTTTGATTCAATGTTGTGCTTATCTTACATTGCAACCAAGTTGAAGACTTGGAGCGATAATGGGGTCAAGAAGCTGAACCTTCTGCTAGCTAGGATGGGGTTTGCGCTCGTGGATTGCCAGCAGAAGTTCCAGTACATGAGTATGGAGGTAAAGAAGAAGATTAAACATGAATTGAGCGGTTTTTGCCAGAGTATGGACTCACTGATTTCTATTATAGGGGTTTCTTGAGGATACATGGGTATAGCTCAAGGGTGTCTGCCGCGGATGTGGTGTATTGAGTGACTGCCCTGCTTGAATCGTTTTTGAAATCAGATGTTTCTTGTGCATCCAAGCAATTCGGGGTGGCTTACGATGCATTGTCTTTTAAGCAATCTTGATAAGCTCAAGGCCGGGGATGCAACACGCAATTAGGATTCAGAGAGCTATTCTAAGGCATGGTAGCACTGCGATTGCGAAGAATGGGTGCATAAGAAGTGGGAGGAAGTTCGGTGGGTGAAGCTTGAGGATTCGGCTGACACCAAGTTGCTTGGTTATCCGCAGGCTTTGACTAAGTTCTGTTATTTCCTTATGGATGTTTTGAGAGAGAAGGGGGCAAGGATGAAACCTTTGCTTTGTGCTTGCTCGTCTCAAGAACCCAATAGGATTTTGATTGTAGGCGTTTATGGGAAGCCTCGCCTGATCGGAACTCAGGGGAATGCATTTGGGATTGCGTTTAGAAACGCTGCTGAGGAGATTGGAGCAGAGTTCTTCCATGAGTTGTTTGACTCATCATGGAttcttcttgattcttccaCTGTAAATTCATTCATGATCAGGTTGACTGAGAAGCTATGATGCTGCAACTCTGCTATGAATCTACTTCAAGGAAGTATGTTTGACTTACTGAGAATATCGATAAGTGATCTGTGGTAGTTGATGTTGCAACAAACATGACTCTCTCTCTTTGTCTGTTATCTTATGTTATTTATAGCGTATGTCCCCAATGTGTTAATTAGGTACTGTCAcgtttaatttgattaaaatacCCTTAATGTTTCAATTTTCTCCCCAATAACTATTCTATATGTTTATTTATACAACATTATACAGGGCCTTGATATAACTTTTTCTCCCCTTTAACTTTTCTATATATTTATTCACTGTGTTGTCATGTGGCATAGGTTAAGGTTATGAATCGATCTCCTATAGGTTAAGGTTATGAATCGATCTCCTATTTGTTGTTGGTATTATTATTTTGCTGCTTCACATATAATCCTAGGTTATGAATTGACCTATTCTGACCCTAAATTAAGAGAGAGATAGATACAATTAGAGTTAATTTGTTCTAATGCAACTTGCAACCAAAGGAAAATAATTGTTATAGGGGAAATTCATATGAAATATTATGTTGATGAATTTAGCTTGTGAACTTGGCATTTTGTTTTTTCTAGTAATCAGCACATTGTGGGTTAGCTAGTCTCTATTGATATACCTTATTGGAACAAAGGGATATGTTACTTTAATCTGTTGGATTCACTAATGATTTGGTGTTTTGGTTTGCACGTGTGATTCAGGTTACATGGTAATGCTGAATCCATGGCTGTGTTTAGCATTTCGGTTTTCGCTTTTAAAGATGCAAAGATTTCTGTTTTAGAGTATGGTGATTTTATTCATGGACATCGTACAAGGTGAGCGACTGCTTTTTAACTTGAATAAATAGGTCTTTGGTTTGATAATTATTTGTTAATAATTCGTTTCTTTTGGTTTTGCACTTAATGAACTAAAAACTATAAAGATcttttaacaataaaaaatgtgGCCTAAGCTGCCTGATCTCTGTACATAAATAAAACAGGAGTTCTATTAAAGGCAAGTGTTATAATATAACTGTTGTATTATGTAATTCAACTAACATGTTTGGATTGGAAGTTCAGAAGACGAGAAATATCAGAGCACTAGAGTTTGCACCGCGAAGCGAGCTTTCAGAGAATGAAGAAGAACAGAGGTGGGTCACAGCGAGGAAAGGTGGACGGCGGAACAGTAGACGGCAGAACAAAGCGGCGGCGCGGCGACGATCCAAAGAGGCACACGAGGCGGCAGCAAGGGCAGAAGAAGCGGAGGAACGACCAGTGAAGCGACGCGTTTGTGGGGGTGGTGGCAGCTATGAAATTGCGGTGCCAGCTGCCTGCTCCAGTGCCGGCTGCCGTGGAGACAATAAATGCGGACAACAGAAACAACAggatggaaaaaaaaaaagagaaatgaatattattatttgatttggaatttttttatttaatattgattttttttaaatgatctGATTTAGATTGggtttaaaattttgaatttttttcagAGTCATACTAAGTACTTTGTTTACTTGGCGGAGATTATTAAGAATGCACAAAAGTAGACCACTAAAATAATGATCATTGCTTCCAATAAAAACTTAAGTGAAAAAACCTTGCTTCTAACAAAAGCAAAATAAAACGGGGAGAGAGTATCAAATTCAAGTAATTAGGTTTAGATTAAAATTCATACACTATTAATACAAAATGTAATGCTGATCttacattttaatttaataaactTTCAAGTAATTGCCATATGATAGTAAATAATCACCTGATATGATTtgatagtttttaaaattttgggtagagaatattttttgtttctaaaatttggcaaaaattttaaaaatatttttaaattttattttgttttaattttgtctaaaaaatttatgatttgcatcaaatatatttttaatggttatattttcaaaaaacttAAAACCAacctaataataatatatgaaaattatgctttatttgtttgtgttgagagttgtttttatgaaattgttgaattgattttaaattttttgaaaaattagccgttaagagtatatttgatgtaaatcgaaaacttttgagataaaattgaaacaaaataaaacttagagatatttttaaaacttttatcaaACTTTAGAgacaaaaagtatactttatcttaaaattttttactgcATTAAACTTTATCTCATTTTGTTTCCTCAATAACATAGATCGTATTGTTTTGagcaaataattaaaattaaaattagtgccATGAGTTATGAGTATAGTTGATaactatttaaattttattaccTTGATTATTTATggatttaatataaaaaaaatatgtatggACCATGGATAGAGTCTTAGAATTAaagatttttcccttttttagaaaaaaataaagataaaagctTCCGCCTCAAAAGAATTAATAttgaaatatttatattaattattttttaggatAAACAAATTAGAAATTACGCATCAGACTAAACTTAGTTACCGTTGGATTAATACCCGCATTATCTAATTTCTGAAATTTAACGGTTCTCGTTTCCCTGTCTCTCTCTGCACACACGACCCAAAACTTGAACCTCcatagagagagaaagagatagACCCGGAAGAAAAGAACCTGTTCTTCCTCGGAAAGGAGTTGTTTGGTTTGTCACACATTTATCTCTCTCCATTCccatcatctttcttctctgttctccttctcttctttcttttttttccctgGTAAAATTTTCCAggaaagcaaaagaaaaaacaaaagagagagagaattgagGGGATAGAAGGTTGAAACCAAAAAAGGGGAATACCCAGGTAATTAATTTGGCTTAAAAATCCGATTTTGATTACTGGGTAtttctccttttttcttttttctttctcttttattttggtTCCTTCTTCAGAGGTGGAGGGTTTTGGTGGGTTGTGATGGACTTGGAAAGCATCGAGTGTGTGTCATCCTCGGATGGCATGGACGAGGATGAGATCCACCCTCACCATCATTCTGAGTTTCCTTCCACAAAACCACGCAATGGAGGAGCCAATAACAACAATTCTGTGGGTCCCAATGCCATAACTCCTGCAACCAGCGTCCATGAGTTGCTGGAATGCCCTGTATGTACAAATTCAATGTACCCCCCAATTCATCAGGTTTGTCCTTTTGCCAATTTAggtttttttttatgttctCTTAAATCTTATTTTGCATTGTATCATATGAGTTCTGTTTGTAAGTTTTGTTTCTGGGGTTAGATTGATCCCATTTGCATAAGCAGATTCGATGGGGGATTGGTGAGGGAGAGCAAAATACCTCGGATTTGATTTTGGAGTTTGGATTTTCCTTACATGATGGAAGGGGTTATAATTGTATCTGTTTTGATTGGAGATTCGGAATTGGTGCGACTCTTGAATTATGATTGTGTAATTACGGCAATACTTGCAATTTGTGATAGGGAATTTCTTATATTgtgaaatttttgtttttattttgttttatgcaTTTGAAGAATTGAGTCATGTATTTGGTTTTAGCAAGTTACCAAAATTTTGTTCAATTTGCAGGACACCTGTAATATGTTCAGAACACATGCCATGTAAATATCATGTCTACATGTATTGTCTTACTATGCCAAAATTTGTTCTTGTCTTTAAAACGTTGGCTATACCTCATTTGATGTGTGGAAAAGTTGATATTGTTTTTATTCAAGGTGCAAAACTTGTATGTATTTGCCAAAATGGGGCATAAAAGTTGTAACAAGTTGATTGATTTGCAGTGCCACAATGGGCACACGCTGTGTTCCACATGTAAAACAAGGGTACACAACCGGTGCCCCACTTGTAGACAAGAGCTTGGAGATATCAGGTGCCTAGCCTTGGAGAAGGTGGCTGAATCACTTGAGTTACCATGCAAGTACTATTCCCTTGGATGTCCAGAAATATTTCCATACTACAGCAAGCTTAAGCATGAGACTGTATGCAATTTTAGGCCATACAGTTGTCCTTATGCTGGATCAGAGTGTTCTGTTGTTGGGGATATTCCCTTCCTCGTCGCTCATTTGAGGGACGATCATAAGGTGGACATGCACACAGGATGCACATTCAACCATAGATATGTGAAATCAAATCCCAGGGAAGTAGAGAACGCAACCTGGATGCTCACAGTAAGTATATCAGATAATATACGTTGCTGTTAACAcaatttccttttgtttttcccTTTTTAATGTTGAATTGCGATGTATAGGTACAAATTAATGTTGATTCATTTTCTGGTTTGCAAATGTAGTGTAATCTAGCATATATTCCCCTCAGTCCTCACTGTCTCTGATTTTTCTGTTTGTCAATATTTTTTGTGATAGGTATTTCATTGTTTTGGTCAGTACTTCTGCCTCCACTTTGAAGCTTTCCAGCTTGGGATGGCTCCTGTGTACATGGCATTCCTTCGTTTTATGGGTGATGAGAATGAGGCTCGGAACTATAGCTATAGCCTAGAGGTTGGGGCCAATGGCAGGAAACTCATCTGGGAGGGTACGCCTAGAAGTGTTCGGGATAGCCACCGGAAAGTTAGGGATAGTCATGATGGCCTCATTATTCAACGAAACATGGCCCTATTTTTCTCTGGTGGGGATAGGAAGGAGCTGAAGCTCAGAGTCACTGGAAGAATATGGAAGGAACAACAGAATCCAGatggtggagtttgcataccAAATCTTTGTAGCTGACATGTTACTTGAAGAGTATTCTGTCCCTTTTGTGTTTCGGACACTCTTCTGAAAACTCTGTATTTATACCAACTTTTATCATGTTGTAATAGGTT is a window encoding:
- the LOC130944306 gene encoding E3 ubiquitin-protein ligase SINAT5-like, with protein sequence MDLESIECVSSSDGMDEDEIHPHHHSEFPSTKPRNGGANNNNSVGPNAITPATSVHELLECPVCTNSMYPPIHQCHNGHTLCSTCKTRVHNRCPTCRQELGDIRCLALEKVAESLELPCKYYSLGCPEIFPYYSKLKHETVCNFRPYSCPYAGSECSVVGDIPFLVAHLRDDHKVDMHTGCTFNHRYVKSNPREVENATWMLTVFHCFGQYFCLHFEAFQLGMAPVYMAFLRFMGDENEARNYSYSLEVGANGRKLIWEGTPRSVRDSHRKVRDSHDGLIIQRNMALFFSGGDRKELKLRVTGRIWKEQQNPDGGVCIPNLCS